From Marivirga harenae, one genomic window encodes:
- the xseB gene encoding exodeoxyribonuclease VII small subunit has protein sequence MAKSKKLGYEESLQKLEDILKKVENEEIPIDQLTELVKESMNLLKNCKSMLKGAEKEVDIAFSDLEE, from the coding sequence ATGGCGAAAAGCAAAAAATTGGGATATGAAGAATCCCTCCAAAAACTAGAGGATATTTTGAAGAAAGTGGAGAATGAAGAAATTCCAATTGACCAGTTGACTGAATTAGTCAAGGAATCAATGAATTTGTTAAAGAATTGTAAATCTATGCTTAAAGGAGCTGAAAAGGAAGTTGACATTGCCTTTAGCGATTTAGAAGAGTAG
- a CDS encoding tetratricopeptide repeat protein, with protein MKNLFIISIVIFIFTACTDHKELGSQLFEEGNYELAITHFEEVLELDPRNEMMLYNAGRCYEEMGLYEKAIEKYDKSIYYQRDLTIAYLGRGRSYFKSENYKSAVIDFKNALYYDEKNEDALYYGGLSLMKDSIYGKAQKAFTELLEMNPDHYKARYNRGVLYAIQANTLFALSDFNNLIRNKKLLKNAYFNRGMIYQYMNNYDGAIHDFSKALDLGLENENIYLKRGECYSSIQQTQNACKDYEEMAKYNKSKAKEYLMKYCNLVNL; from the coding sequence ATGAAAAATTTATTCATCATAAGTATAGTCATATTCATTTTCACAGCTTGCACTGATCACAAAGAATTAGGTAGCCAATTATTTGAAGAAGGTAATTATGAGCTTGCCATAACACATTTTGAAGAAGTGCTGGAACTTGATCCACGAAATGAAATGATGCTTTATAATGCTGGGAGATGTTATGAGGAGATGGGACTATATGAAAAAGCGATTGAGAAATATGATAAAAGCATTTACTACCAAAGAGATTTAACCATTGCCTACTTAGGAAGAGGAAGGTCATATTTCAAAAGTGAAAATTACAAAAGTGCAGTGATAGATTTTAAAAATGCACTTTACTACGATGAGAAAAATGAAGATGCACTTTATTACGGTGGGCTCAGCTTAATGAAAGACTCGATTTACGGCAAGGCACAAAAAGCATTTACTGAGTTATTGGAGATGAACCCGGATCATTATAAAGCTAGATACAATAGAGGTGTCCTTTATGCCATTCAAGCCAATACTTTATTCGCTTTATCAGACTTCAATAATTTAATACGAAATAAAAAACTACTTAAAAACGCCTACTTTAACAGAGGAATGATCTATCAGTACATGAACAACTATGACGGTGCAATACATGACTTTTCCAAAGCACTTGACCTTGGCTTAGAGAACGAAAACATTTATTTAAAAAGAGGAGAATGCTACTCAAGTATTCAACAAACTCAGAATGCCTGTAAGGATTACGAAGAAATGGCGAAATACAACAAGTCAAAGGCAAAAGAATATCTAATGAAATATTGCAATCTAGTCAATCTCTAG